In Amaranthus tricolor cultivar Red isolate AtriRed21 chromosome 5, ASM2621246v1, whole genome shotgun sequence, a genomic segment contains:
- the LOC130813317 gene encoding 60S ribosomal protein L12-1-like, translating to MPPKLDPSQVVDVFVRVTGGEVGAASSLAPKIGPLGLSPKKIGEDIAKETAKDWKGLRVTVKLTVQNRQAKVTVVPSAAALVIKALKEPERDRKKTKNIKHTGNISLDDVIEIARVMRSRSMAKELKGTVKEILGTCVSVGCTVDGKDPKDLQQEISDDEVEIPEN from the coding sequence ATGCCGCCGAAGTTGGACCCCTCGCAGGTAGTGGACGTCTTCGTCCGAGTCACCGGTGGAGAAGTCGGAGCTGCGAGTTCACTCGCTCCAAAAATCGGTCCCCTCGGTCTTTCCCCAAAGAAAATCGGAGAAGATATTGCTAAGGAAACTGCAAAAGATTGGAAGGGCTTACGAGTTACAGTAAAGCTTACTGTCCAGAATCGTCAAGCAAAAGTAACGGTTGTTCCATCTGCTGCTGCTTTGGTGATCAAAGCTTTGAAAGAGCCAGAAAGAGATAGGAAGAAGACGAAGAATATCAAACATACTGGTAATATATCTCTCGATGATGTTATTGAAATTGCTAGGGTTATGAGATCTAGATCTATGGCTAAAGAATTGAAAGGAACTGTGAAGGAGATTTTGGGTACTTGTGTTTCTGTGGGTTGTACTGTTGATGGTAAGGATCCTAAAGACTTGCAACAAGAGATTTCTGATGATGAGGTTGAAATTCCAGAAAATTAA